From a single Apium graveolens cultivar Ventura chromosome 2, ASM990537v1, whole genome shotgun sequence genomic region:
- the LOC141706829 gene encoding uroporphyrinogen-III synthase, chloroplastic: MNLSSQLSLSTSSLVIVPPLQLLRHRNFLSLKLRSPPSSPSSSTISCSNADVIVTRERGKNAKLINALAKHGVNCLELPLIQHRHLPDLERLSSVLRETTFDWIVITSPEAGLVFLEAWNAAGTPNVKICVVGAGTASIFDNVAHSSKQILDIAFTPSKATGKVLASELPHTGNRKCTVLYPASAKASSEIEEGLSSRGFEVTRLNTYTTVPVHHVDPILFQQALSSPVIAVASPSSIRAWVNLIPDLERWDYSVACIGETTALAAKRMGLKNVYHPTNPGLEGWVDSILEALRVHDRFQKA, from the exons ATGAATTTATCATCTCAGCTTTCTCTCTCtacttcatctcttgttattgtTCCCCCTCTGCAACTTCTCCGGCACCGGAACTTTCTCTCTCTAAAACTCCGATCACCGCCGTCATCTCCTTCTTCCTCTACAATATCTTGCTCAAACGCTGACGTCATCGTTACGCGAGAGCGCGGGAAAAACGCCAAGCTCATCAACGCTCTG GCAAAACATGGTGTCAACTGTCTAGAGCTTCCACTCATCCAACACAGGCACTTACCTGATTTAGAAAGGCTTTCTTCTGTATTGAGAG AGACGACTTTTGACTGGATTGTTATAACTTCTCCTGAAGCCGGTCTAGTCTTTCTTGAAGCTTGGAA TGCTGCTGGTACCCCAAATGTGAAGATATGTGTTGTAGGAGCTGGTACAGCAAGCATATTTGATAACGTGGCACACTCGTCAAAACAGATACTTGACATTGCATTTACTCCTTCAAAAG CAACTGGTAAGGTTTTAGCTTCAGAGCTCCCACATACTGGAAACAGAAAGTGCACCGTGTTGTATCCTGCATCTGCAAAAGCTAGCAGTGAGATTG AGGAAGGCCTTTCTAGCCGTGGATTTGAAGTTACGAGGCTTAATACATACACAACA GTACCTGTTCATCATGTTGATCCAATTCTTTTTCAGCAGGCACTTTCTTCTCCTGTTATTGCTGTGGCTTCACCTTCTTCAATTCG TGCCTGGGTTAATCTTATTCCAGATTTAGAAAGGTGGGATTATTCTGTTGCCTGCATTGGTGAGACGACTGCTTTGGCTGCGAAAAGAATGGGTCTGAAAAATGTCTACCATCCGACTAATCCTGGTCTTGAGGG ATGGGTCGACAGCATTCTTGAAGCTTTAAGAGTCCATGATAGGTTTCAAAAGGCGTAA